From the genome of Nicotiana sylvestris chromosome 2, ASM39365v2, whole genome shotgun sequence, one region includes:
- the LOC138886155 gene encoding uncharacterized protein, whose product MASKFATDSIHSWPELVRLFLAKSFLQSKKSELKDKIFFFKQLPGEHLHEAWDDFKLYLVRSPNHGFPDSILLEKFYMGLDPVNQSIAKNAADGSFMDKSLARLTQILYKMAKHNQAWHSEDTTCGITYGSPSLSNIIKENQERDQVIVGLATNVNVLTKMFTESQTKKANVVEDVQPISNEDFEEENYVKNSQGGYQRQQYQGQAQQNQWRPNPQWQGPQQCRNIQSDSNQGNCNNNNNFLNRSSKPYVPPKGQYSNQGSSNESKLESMLERVLQNQEKFETSIRNMIELVGYHTTSIQKLEMQMRDLSREQNLKQKGTLPSDIIANPKGSGSDPTSHVMAITTRSGKVLQGEGEQLVEVEEFEKGVEVEEPSVVKIEKISEDMQVQKENREEIKERVKETPKMLPPIPRPPPPFP is encoded by the coding sequence AtggcttcaaaatttgccacagACTCTATTCATTCATGGCCCGAACTTGTCCGATTATTCTTAGCTAAATCGTTCCTGCAAAGTAAGAAGTCTGAGCTCAAAGATAAAATCTTCTTTTTCAAGCAATTACCGGGAGAACATCTACATGAGGCATGGGATGATTTCAAATTATATTTGGTGAGGTCTCCCAACCATGGTTTTCCAGATTCTATCTTGTTGGAAAAATTCTACATGGGCTTGGATCCTGTGAACCAATCTATAGCCAAAAATGCAGCTGACGGATCTTTCATGGACAAATCATTGGCAAGGCTGACACAAATACTTTATAAAATGGCAAAGCATAATCAAGCATGGCATTCCGAGGACACCACATGTGGAATTACATATGGTTCTCCTTCCTTGAGCAACATTATCAAGGAAAATCAAGAGAGAGATCAAGTGATTGTAGGGCTTGCTACAAATGTCAATGTGTTGACAAAGATGTTCACTGAAAGCCAAACGAAGAAGGCAAATGTGGTTGAGGATGTGCAACCCATATCAAATGAGGATTTTGAGGAAGAAAATTATGTCAAAAACTCTCAAGGAGGCtatcaaaggcaacaataccaaggtcaagcacaacaaaatcaatggaggccAAACCCGCAATGGCAAGGCCCCCAACAATGCCGAAATATCCAAAGTGACTCAAACCAAGGAAattgtaacaacaacaacaacttcttAAACCGGAGTTCAAAGCCTTATGTTCCCCCAAAGGgtcaatattcaaatcaaggttcctcAAATGAGTCTAAGTTGGAAAGTATGCTTGAACgggtattgcaaaatcaagaaAAATTCGAGACTTCTATAAGGAACATGATCGAGCTTGTTGGCTATCATACCACATCCATTCAAAAATtagagatgcaaatgagagaccTCTCTAGGGAACAAAATCTAAAGCAAAAGGGAACACTCCCTAGTGACATAATTGCGAACCCAAAGGGTAGTGGGAGTGACCCAACTTCTCATGTCATGGCAATTACTACTCGGAGTGGTAAGGTACTACAAGGAGAGGGCGAACAACTGGTTGAGGTAGAAGAGTTCGAGAAAGGGGTTGAGGTTGAAGAGCCAAGTGTTGTCAAAATTGAGAAGATTTCGGAGGATATGCAAGTGCAAAAAGAGAACCGGGAAGAGATAAAGGAAAGGGTAAAAGAGACACCAAAAATGCTTccacctattcctagacctcctcctccATTCCCTTAA
- the LOC138886156 gene encoding uncharacterized protein, with protein MVNIPFVEAFQEMPGFAKYLKDLIIKNKSTKNEVVNVTHRVSSIIVTSTVQKKEDAGAFTITCTIGAHDFARSLCDNGASINLMLLAIYKKIGLGMPRPTSMRLQMDDHSIKRPVGIVDNVLVKVGKFHLPANFIILDCAVDKEIPIILGRPFQASKGMKLPHDYEHILVIDVVDEGEDAVEMKME; from the coding sequence ATGGTGAATAttccatttgtggaagcatttcaagagatgccgggttttgctaagtatttgaaagatttgatcaTCAAGAATAAAAGCACCAAAAATGAAGTGGTGAATGTTACTCATcgggttagttccatcattgTAACATCCAccgttcaaaagaaagaagacgCGGGAGCTTTCACCATTACTTGTACCATTGGGGCACATGATTTTGCAAGATCCCTTTGTGATAATGGAGCTAGCATCAACTTGATGCTTCTTGCCATTTACAAGAAAATAGGATTAGGTATGCCAAGGCCCACaagtatgagattgcaaatggacGATCATTCCATCAAACGACCGGTGGGAATTGTTGATAATGTACTTGTGAAGGTGGGAAAATTTCATTTACCCGCCAACTTCATAATCCTTGATTGTGCAgttgacaaagagatccctatcatcttGGGGAGACCATTCCAAGCAAGCAAGGGTATGAAACTACCACATGATTATGAACACATCTTGGTGATCGATGTTGTTGATGAAGGAGAGGATGCAGTTGAAATGAAAATGGAATAA